The genomic segment TCCTCGGCCAGCTTGCGGCGCAAGCGGTACACATAGACGTCCACCGCCTTGGGGTCCACCCCCTCCTCCCCAGCCCAGACCTTCTCCAGAAGCACCTCCCGGGGATAATAGCCGCCAGCGTTGAGGGCCAGAAAGGCCAGCAAGGCGTATTCCTTCCCCGAGAGGCGCACTTCCCGGCCCTCCCAGTGACGACTCCTCGGACTGAAGTCCGAGGCTTCTCGGTTCAGGTCACGGTTGAAACCGCATCCATCCCCGAAGGCCCCGTCCAGGCCTTAGCCAGGATGTTTCGCGCGGCAGCCACATCCCGGTGCAGGGGAGTCCCACAAGCGGGGCAGGTGTACTCCCTGACCCACAAGGGTCGCTTCTCCCTGTGGCCGCATTTGGGACAATCCTGGCTCGTGTGTTTGGGGTCTACCCCGATA from the Thermus sp. LT1-2-5 genome contains:
- a CDS encoding zinc ribbon domain-containing protein — encoded protein: IGVDPKHTSQDCPKCGHREKRPLWVREYTCPACGTPLHRDVAAARNILAKAWTGPSGMDAVSTVT
- a CDS encoding helix-turn-helix domain-containing protein, producing the protein MRLSGKEYALLAFLALNAGGYYPREVLLEKVWAGEEGVDPKAVDVYVYRLRRKLAEDAIVTERGRGYRFQG